In Juglans microcarpa x Juglans regia isolate MS1-56 chromosome 4S, Jm3101_v1.0, whole genome shotgun sequence, a single window of DNA contains:
- the LOC121262601 gene encoding uncharacterized protein LOC121262601, which yields MAAAKISLKLWIDKKRNRVLFAEAGKDFIDFLLEVFSLPIITVAGFLKAEDTAGCLQSLYESTENLSDTFMQRGVSKDLVLKPKLVMSGATDSLLLPRVESYTFSKFYQCRNCVYNGTFKIIDGGGNCKKCGSSSLFELSLNVEEFISANKESGKFNFVKESVPYVVMDDLKMKPMSANIFVTLLNEYNFKDVGAIEEKVVALGMDECVKLLKAALQSKTALTDVFLPRTSETEEAESSKTSGTSEGPKEGSSVFLPD from the exons ATGGCAGCCGCCAAGATAAGCCTGAAGCTGTGGATCGACAAGAAGAGAAACCGAGTACTGTTTGCTGAAGCAGGCAAGGACTTCATTGATTTTCTCTTGGAAGTCTTCTCTCTACCGATCATAACTGTCGCGGGCTTCCTAAAAGCTGAAGACACAGCAGGCTGCTTGCAAAGCCTATACGAGAGCACTGAAAACCTGAGCGATACTTTCATGCAGCGAGGAGTAAGCAAAGACTTGGTGTTGAAGCCCAAACTAGTAATGTCTGGTGCTACAGACTCCCTCCTCTTGCCAAGGGTCGAGTCCTACACATTCAGCAAATTCTATCAGTGTCGGAACTGTGTATACAATGGTACTTTCAAGATCATCGATGGCGGCGGCAACTGTAAAAAATGCGGATCATCATCACTGTTCGAGTTATCACTTAATGTTGAAGAGTTTATAAGCGCAAACAAGGAGAGTGGTAAATTCAACTTCGTGAAAGAGAGCGTGCCATACGTGGTGATGGATGATCTGAAGATGAAGCCCATGTCCGCCAACATTTTCGTTACTCTGCTGAATGAGTATAATTTCAAGGATGTGGGTGCGATTGAAGAGAAAGTGGTCGCTTTAGGCATGGATGAG TGTGTGAAGTTGCTCAAGGCTGCTCTGCAATCCAAGACTGCACTCACAGATGTCTTCTTGCCGAGAACATCCGAAACTGAGGAGGCTGAGTCAAGCAAAACGAGCGGGACTTCTGAAGGGCCAAAAGAAGGCAGTTCTGTATTTCTGCCCGACTGA
- the LOC121262731 gene encoding uncharacterized protein LOC121262731, whose protein sequence is MLKQSPSRNQRSKSFKVKHAIQVCLLLAICIWLLYQVKHSHERKKASEENSRKVSEKILSGHEIIKLGRKDLHPQLEETDLETERKELEQVIEESKPEEIDDERGGGDDEMVGRDFERVDEAESEEVDDLIDGEDRERGGSEELDDEGNGNQIEDGSFLEDDAQIEEERNTQEAREENYKGDDASNAVVQNTLSIGTEFESGGLRTVKGQEVEDADKIEVEQVNETNSTLEVEANIEDSGQVGSVAFGDAIHIQVGSVSGVANSESGSTREANIVPRVHNDSNLMLMETPGSWNGTERFHESTRVMDIASNATNREIALSIGSGTVVPKGPANLDASAVSGESSASKTTKERDHTGEIKTEAGLASLRNENVDSKII, encoded by the coding sequence ATGTTGAAACAATCACCTAGTAGAAATCAGAGGTCAAAAAGCTTCAAGGTGAAGCATGCAATACAGGTATGTCTTTTGCTTGCCATTTGCATATGGCTGCTTTACCAAGTCAAACATTCCCATGAAAGGAAGAAGGCATCTGAAGAGAACTCCAGAAAGGTATCTGAAAAAATCCTGAGTGGGCATGAAATCATTAAACTTGGGAGAAAGGACCTCCACCCTCAACTGGAGGAAACAGATTTAGAAACTGAAAGAAAAGAACTGGAACAAGTAATAGAAGAGAGTAAACCAGAAGAAATTGATGATGAAAGAGGTGGTGGAGATGATGAAATGGTAGGACGTGATTTTGAGAGAGTTGACGAGGCAGAATCTGAAGAAGTGGATGATTTAATAGATGGAGAAGATAGGGAAAGAGGAGGAAGTGAAGAGCTAGATGATGAAGGGAACGGAAATCAAATTGAGGATGGAAGCTTTCTTGAAGATGATGcccaaattgaagaagaaaggaaTACCCAGGAGGCGAGGGAGGAAAATTACAAAGGCGATGATGCATCCAATGCGGTGGTTCAAAACACCCTAAGTATAGGCACTGAATTTGAAAGTGGAGGTTTGAGAACGGTGAAGGGGCAGGAAGTAGAGGATGCAGACAAAATTGAAGTAGAGCAGGTCAATGAAACTAATAGCACACTAGAAGTTGAAGCTAATATAGAAGATTCGGGTCAAGTAGGAAGTGTTGCCTTTGGAGATGCTATCCATATTCAAGTAGGTTCTGTATCTGGAGTGGCAAATTCAGAGAGTGGCTCGACAAGGGAAGCTAATATTGTACCAAGAGTGCACAATGATTCAAACTTGATGCTGATGGAAACCCCTGGATCTTGGAACGGAACAGAGAGATTCCACGAGTCGACTCGGGTGATGGATATAGCCTCTAATGCAACCAATAGAGAAATAGCGTTATCAATTGGTTCTGGGACTGTAGTACCAAAGGGACCTGCCAACCTTGACGCATCTGCTGTGTCTGGGGAGAGCTCTGCTTCTAAAACTACAAAGGAGAGGGATCATACAGGTGAAATAAAAACTGAGGCTGGCTTAGCATCACTGAGAAACGAGAATGTAGactctaaaataatataa